The following proteins come from a genomic window of Candidatus Stygibacter australis:
- a CDS encoding M28 family peptidase: MLKNYIIILIVIIIGVLLMSCTSQVPRFKGESAFQVLKDQCDLGARVPGSEEIELCRDYIIDKLHKYGAEVKQQKFTIDYKGKEIAGVNITGSFYPRLSRRILLGAHYDTRPWADKDADETNHTKPVLGANDGASGVAVLLEIGRILSETMPEEYGIDLVFFDLEDMGTYTEDEGWCLGSQYFAEHWEGEKPEKSIVIDMIGDKDLRIPIEYHSYHNSPLLVREVWDIAWQLGIKEFDNRIDNAINDDHYSLIKAGFEAIDIIDFEYGSWHTVEDTPDKCSAASLQAVGQVLVNLIYQK; this comes from the coding sequence ATGTTAAAAAATTATATAATAATCCTGATAGTGATAATTATTGGAGTTTTACTGATGTCCTGTACAAGTCAGGTTCCCCGGTTTAAAGGTGAAAGCGCATTTCAAGTATTGAAAGATCAATGTGATCTGGGAGCAAGAGTTCCCGGCTCAGAAGAGATAGAGCTTTGCAGGGATTATATAATAGATAAACTTCACAAGTATGGGGCAGAGGTAAAACAGCAGAAATTTACAATTGATTATAAGGGAAAGGAAATAGCGGGAGTGAATATCACAGGCAGTTTTTATCCACGTCTGAGCCGGAGAATACTTCTGGGTGCACATTATGATACCAGACCCTGGGCAGATAAGGATGCTGATGAAACAAATCATACCAAGCCAGTTCTAGGAGCAAATGATGGAGCTTCAGGAGTAGCAGTATTACTTGAGATTGGCAGAATTTTATCAGAGACAATGCCCGAAGAATATGGTATTGATCTGGTCTTTTTTGATCTGGAAGATATGGGTACATATACAGAAGATGAGGGCTGGTGTCTGGGCTCACAATACTTTGCTGAGCACTGGGAGGGAGAAAAGCCTGAAAAGTCGATTGTAATAGATATGATAGGTGACAAAGATTTGAGGATTCCAATTGAGTATCACTCATATCATAATAGTCCGCTACTGGTGCGGGAAGTGTGGGATATAGCCTGGCAGCTGGGAATTAAGGAATTTGATAACCGGATAGATAATGCCATTAATGATGATCATTATTCTCTGATCAAAGCCGGGTTTGAGGCAATTGATATTATTGATTTTGAATATGGCTCCTGGCATACTGTAGAAGATACTCCTGATAAATGCTCCGCTGCTTCTCTGCAAGCAGTTGGACAGGTGCTGGTAAATCTGATTTACCAGAAATAA
- a CDS encoding ComEA family DNA-binding protein: MFRPQDYFTVNERKILTFVLIMVFLGLGIKYLSLSADDDVFEGTLNEVSDNRTPVDIRTADTDELQSLPRIGPTLSERILAYRAEHGFECIEDLVKVKGIGEVTLERISPYLVKFGKSAEEIEIKETIERDSIFDINTAKLEDFIQLPGIGPVKAQRIIDRRSEIGKFNNVNELIEVKGIGEKTLAKILPYIKCEG; encoded by the coding sequence ATGTTCAGACCACAGGATTATTTCACGGTGAATGAACGCAAGATACTCACATTTGTATTGATAATGGTGTTTCTGGGCTTGGGGATCAAGTATTTGAGCTTATCTGCAGATGATGATGTATTTGAGGGAACTCTTAATGAAGTAAGTGATAATCGGACTCCGGTAGATATCAGAACTGCAGATACTGATGAACTCCAGAGCCTGCCGAGGATAGGACCAACACTGTCAGAACGAATACTTGCTTACAGGGCAGAGCATGGATTTGAGTGCATTGAAGACCTTGTGAAGGTGAAAGGGATAGGGGAAGTAACTCTGGAAAGGATAAGTCCCTATCTGGTAAAATTCGGAAAGTCAGCAGAAGAGATTGAGATAAAAGAGACGATAGAAAGGGACTCGATTTTTGATATAAACACTGCAAAACTGGAGGATTTTATCCAGTTGCCTGGGATCGGACCAGTGAAAGCACAACGAATTATTGACAGAAGAAGCGAGATAGGAAAGTTTAACAATGTGAATGAACTGATTGAAGTAAAGGGAATTGGTGAGAAAACTTTGGCAAAAATTTTGCCTTATATTAAATGCGAGGGTTAG